A region of the Candidatus Tiamatella incendiivivens genome:
AGCGGATTTAACCGCGTATTCGAGGTCCAGTGATCCGGGTAATGCTACTGTGTAGGCCGTTACGTTACTTAGATTAGCGTGGCTTGAGATAACATATGTTGTGTCGATGCCACCGCTTAGCAGGCTACAGTCACAGTCTTTCACGAGTTTCGAGGCTGACTCGTTTAAATATCTCCTAAGCCTCATACACTCGGGTTTTTCCACTCCAAGAACCATGGTAGGCCACCGGGCAATCTGTTACTGATTGATTATTTGTTTACGTTGTTATTTGGAATATCCCATACGATCCATATTTATCCCTTTCAACGATTCGTCTTGGCCTGTATTCTAGGGGAGGAGTTTTCATAAGCGGTGATTTGTTGACTAGCGTATGGTATTCACCGTATTCCCCTATGGGGTCTGAGTTATATGCTTTCAGTATCCTATGGATATAACCCCAATTCCCTTGATGTATCCTCGTTCCGATAAGGGATTTAGGTAGTAATGGTATTGTTGCAATAATTGTGAATTCAATATCGTTCATTATCAACTCCTCGTATAGTTTTGCAGTATCTTCTCCGAATAGAGGTTCGACCAGTTCTACACCACTTAGCTCGCTGACTCTTTTATGCCATTTAAGGTGCTCCTCTAATAGAACGTCCCCAGCTATTAGAGCTTCTACACCATGTATCTTTCTAATGGCTTCAGCCAGAGATTCCTGCTCCTTCCCCTTCTTAAGAGCAATCCTTCTAATAGGGATACCCATAGCCAAGGCTATCTTCTCAACAATATGATAGTTTTCCAGGTGTGGGTTCGGGTATGGGAAGGTTGGAACTATGAACATTAAGTGTGTCACCTTGTAGCCATCGCGGATCGCTCTCAGTATAGACAGTGTAGAATCTTTTCCGCCACTGAACAAAGCTACTGCCTTCTTCAAAGCGGTACACCATATCAGTACTGTATTTATTACAGTATGTTAAACCACTATTAATTGGATACGGTGTCCAACAAATGCCGTTGAAAACACTATTCAACACTAAACTGTACCGGCAATTTGCGTTAGCTAATCACAGTAAGGAACCTCATATCTATATAGTAATAGGGTCAACCAAAACCAGTACAATACCAGGAATAAGTATAGCGGGAGCGACCGCCGAGCTAACTCTCACAACACCATGCCTAGATATAGAATACTTGGTTACAGGGAAACCGTTATCTATGGATATATTACCCGTAACACCAACCGGCATTCCCACACCGGCACTCGTGACAAGAGGGGTTCTAAATAAAGCGAAAATACCGGTTACAATCATTGATGCAGGAAGTTATCTTACTCCCAGGATTCCACATGTGACACTGCCTTCAAAGCATATAGGCGGTAGAATAGATAAAGAAACTGCTCTTCCAGAGGGATATGCCGAGAAAATCTATAGGGAAGCACGAGTGTTTGGGCATAGTATAACAGGGGTAAACAATTTACTTGTACTAGCAGAGAGCATTCCAGGCGGTACAACAACAGCTCTCGGGGTATTGATAGGCCTAGGATACGAGGCCTACGGTAAAGTTTCCAGTTCTGGGCCTGAGAATCCTCATAAGCTAAAGAAGAGTATTGTAAGTAAGGCCTATGATAGATGCATTAAAAAGAACAGTTGTAGTGACCCGTTCAGAGTAGTTGAGGAGATGGGTGACCCTGTTCATATAGCATTAGCAGGGTTAGCCGCGGGAGTATTAGATGCGGGTGGAAGCCTAGTCTTATCCGGTGGCACACAGATGGCTAGCGTCCTAGCACTATTGAAACTATCGAGAGGAATAGATGTCGGGAGTGACCAGCTCATCCTAGTAACAACTAAGTGGCTTATAGAGGATCCTTCTAGCGATTATCCCGGTCTTGTAAGGAGCGTCGATCCGAATGTTCCAGTATTATACTATGACTATGACTTCAGGGACTCTCCGTATGATGGATTGAAATCATATGAGAAGGGGTTTGTCAAGGAAGGCGTGGGAATAGGTGGTTCCGGCTATATCGCATTT
Encoded here:
- a CDS encoding adenine nucleotide alpha hydrolase — its product is MKKAVALFSGGKDSTLSILRAIRDGYKVTHLMFIVPTFPYPNPHLENYHIVEKIALAMGIPIRRIALKKGKEQESLAEAIRKIHGVEALIAGDVLLEEHLKWHKRVSELSGVELVEPLFGEDTAKLYEELIMNDIEFTIIATIPLLPKSLIGTRIHQGNWGYIHRILKAYNSDPIGEYGEYHTLVNKSPLMKTPPLEYRPRRIVERDKYGSYGIFQITT
- a CDS encoding TIGR00303 family protein translates to MPLKTLFNTKLYRQFALANHSKEPHIYIVIGSTKTSTIPGISIAGATAELTLTTPCLDIEYLVTGKPLSMDILPVTPTGIPTPALVTRGVLNKAKIPVTIIDAGSYLTPRIPHVTLPSKHIGGRIDKETALPEGYAEKIYREARVFGHSITGVNNLLVLAESIPGGTTTALGVLIGLGYEAYGKVSSSGPENPHKLKKSIVSKAYDRCIKKNSCSDPFRVVEEMGDPVHIALAGLAAGVLDAGGSLVLSGGTQMASVLALLKLSRGIDVGSDQLILVTTKWLIEDPSSDYPGLVRSVDPNVPVLYYDYDFRDSPYDGLKSYEKGFVKEGVGIGGSGYIAFAIRGLNDNAILSGVYEEYERVAREAGLL